Sequence from the Lacerta agilis isolate rLacAgi1 chromosome 6, rLacAgi1.pri, whole genome shotgun sequence genome:
ACAATAACACTCACTTTCTCCGTGCGTTTAAGTTTGGTCTGATCTCCAGTTTTTGATTTCACAAATGCAATGGACAATTAGGCTAACATGAATCAAGGTCATATTTGTGGCTGTCTGTAGTTCAGTTCCCTGTGATGGGAGTCAGATAAGTAGATGACACAACAGGCCAATTTGACTCCATCTGTTCCCATAGAGCTGGTCCCATCACCAAAACAAAGGAGTGAACTTTTAGACCAGAAGTGAACTTTTAgacctccaagtatccctattttccagggacagtcccgcaTTTACAGAAGTGATCCTGGTTcccgatttgatcctggaatgtcccgcttttctttaggatgtccctattttcactggagaaatgttggagggtatgaagttatgtgacaccccctccaaaaaagccaaggagataaataactatatgacctttagaagacatcagaaaggcagccatgtataggaaaggtgtttttttaatgttttattatgattttatatatgttggaagctgcccaccaGAACTAGCTTGAATGCTGTGGCTCAGTCATGGAAATACAATCCTCTGATCAAAATGCAAAATGtacctgtaaggacgttcagtggctgttcatgagtaaAGCCAAGACGCTGGAACTTCTAAgttaagttctttattgtgctcaaatatGTACAGTGAGAGCTAAGAAAAACAAACGTCCATCTCCAACTACTGCAGATCTCAGGAATggctacttcctgttccttgacCAGCAAAAGAAGCGAGGAATCCGAAGGTCACGCCTCCCCCTTTTGCGACCATCCTCCCTCCTGCCACCGAGCGTGGGAATCTGACCCTCCCCCCGGCGTTGAGGCTGCGTCCTCCTTTCCATGCCTCCACCCCTCCTGCCTGTTTCTGCTGGCCCCTCTCCACTGGAATGTGAGGAATTTTCGCTGGCTGTGCTTTCCGAGCTAGAAAACAACTTGGGAGGGTCTCGATACCTTAAAAGCTCCTTCGCCTTTTCTGGCTGCggagaggggggtttcctgacagtaccTTTCCATACCATAATGGGCACAATTAGAGGTTCAGCTAGAGGAGCTTAAGGGCATGGTTATAAGACCAACGAGAGAAACTCAGGCAATACAAAGAAAGCCTACAGCCCCTCCTCTGCAATGAGAACAAATACTCAGCAACTGTATTCCTCTGTGTCCCCTGGTGGTTCCAGTGTACAAGTCCCATGGTACAGTGGGTCATTGGTTCTGCCCCCTGAGCCACCATTTTGTACCTGGTTTGACTGATGGACCATGGAGTTCTAGTAAAAATGGAAGGTGATCTTGCAAGCTGAAACTCTGCTTTAGACTCTCTGCTTATCAGTACGGCTGCCGGTTGGCTTCCTGCCTTGCCTCCAGACCTGCAGCCCCAGCGGATTACCTGCATCATTCTTCAAACAGCCCAGTGGTGCACACTGTACCTTTTCCATTTTTCCACTAGCTCCCGCTTTCTGCCTGTGATTTTCCTTCTTTGAATCTACATATTCCTATTAGCAAAATGGCCTTCCTTGCACTTTATGCCCATTCAAATTATGCATGCTTCAAACACAGCATCTCCCAGTTGCCTCATATCAACATAAATATAAATGTAGAGGAAAGAATGAAGTTGATAATATTACCAAAGAATTGGTGTTCGGGGTGTAATAGGACAATTCATACAGCACAGATGTTCGGCAGAAATGAGATCTGCTCCTCAATGTAAGAAGGAGCATTACCTTTTTTTATTACTCTGGCGATACAGAGCAAAGCAAGGGAACATGGTGTATGACCTTGAATGCATCACAGAAGGAAATGCTGCCTTTATAATCCCAATTGTAACTGCAAATATGCTCAGAGAGGCCgaaaaaataagcaaacaaatggcACAGGCTGTGACAACCCCAGGTgcttactattattactattattattattattacgagcATTTCAGTAGGGATAAAAAAATGGATAttgaggagggggtgggagaCTATTCCAAAGGGAAATCTACAAATGCAAACTGACCCCTAAGAGATAATTCAAACTTTACCTTGTGCCCTGCAGCTAGTGTTCCAGAAACGCTGCTTTAGGATTTTTAGTGACTTGAAACTTTCCCTGAAATATGTTGTTCCATAGGATGGATGAAAGTTCAGTGTGCTCATTTATTGGTTGGGCTATTGGTGTTTGCACAGAAGCAATATTTTGTATCTGCAAGTGATGCAGGTGTCGCAAGGCTCATCTGCATGCCTCTGCTCATCCGGGCTCCATTGAAATGCAAGTTAGGACCGTTGAGGGTCATCAGCTCTCAGGACCGGCCACTGCTGTTGGATGGTGCCATGCCACCACTCATACCACTCTTCTGTGCAAGACGAGTACCAAGTACCAATTTCTCTAAACTGGTAAAGAGCATCATAAGGGGAAACCAACAGTTGAAATTACTATTTCAACATTTAATTCACACCATATGTTTATATATAAGCTCGTTTTATCACGCCACCATTGGGGGCACAGCCCACACAAGGTGGTCTTCATATGATTAAAAACACAGTATCATGGGAACAGCTCAgaaggttgcatccaatgctatcAACGTGTGAAGAAAACAAACTTCCTCTTGTAAACTTAAGACTTTGTCTTCCTTTCCCACCTCCCTGTTGGGAGACCTTCCAGGGCAGATTTTTGAGTTGCACAGGTGACTGTGGGTTGTTTGCTCTCCTTGCTCAATTCCTGTTTACCAGGCTTCTCTTTACGCTGAAGGTGCCTCCCTTAAACATGCCCATGTTTCATTGGCTGCCAGGATTACCCATCCACTGTCCTCCTTCCATGGTGAACATCAGAGAATTGGAAATAGGCTTTctctgtgaatgaatgaatggcaatGGCTGATGTGAGTGCCTTCTCTCTCACATGCCCAACTGATGGTGGCTGATGAAGGGGCATACATGCACATTTTGGTGgccctctctctttttgactctTTTGTATGTGACAGTCATGTTATGCTATGCCACACCCCtcagggcagccattttgtgttatgccacttCCACCAAGactgccattttgtggctggtaCCCATGGCACTTTCTCAAGATACCAAATGTACCTATTGGCCCCAACAGTTAGATGATCCCttgagtatgtatgtatgtatttatgtatgtatgtttttgttttgatgttgttgttatttattgaatttatataccaccctatacctggaggtctcacagcaattcacagaataaaatcaaaatataaaaccacggGGTGGGACCCCGTTCAACATCGGCCAAGCAGCGCTATGGGGGTGAAGCTGGAGCTGTTTCGGATGATGCTATATTTATCTTTTCCTGTTGCTATGTTCTGGATTTCAAATCAGGCAGATTATTTTGAGGAATGTGTTATCAAGCGGAAGAGAGAGATATACCCACCTGAAGATAATTACCAGAGAAAAGAACTGGAAGACTTCAAGGAGAGAATGAGGAAGAAACACGAGGAGTAGATGCTTCAGGCAGCTAAGGAATAATGATGTAGCATCATCCCCTTTCTCCCCAGGGTTTGATGCACTCTCAAGAAAGTTGTCATCACAAATCTCCTACTTTAACTTAATAAATGCCCTCTAAAACACTTTTTGTACTAAGAGATGAAGGGAATTGCAATGCAGTTTCACTTTGTATTCCTGAATAATGGTTCTGTGCATGCCTCCATGGCTGTCAACGGAAAATGGGAAGAGGGTATAGGCTACTTCCTTGGTGTTCTTCTGGGTCTTGCTGGGTGAAGCTGCTGAACCCTGTCTGCAAGTTTGGCAGCTGTCTTAGGAGAGTCACTTTgaataaaaagttatttataggggggaaatataaaaccacaaaatacataatcaaaattagAACAAgtcaataacacccccccaaaaaaaaaccccaccacattttgaaagggcataggatgtcaatcaaatcaaccaaaggccaaaagaaacatttttcctggcgcctaaagatgtataatgaaggcgccaggtgaatttccatggggagagcattctgttgGGTCAATCCATCAACCTCTGATGGATGATTTAGAAGGATTGGGTCCAGAATCACTTTCGCTGTGACTGTGTGCCAGTATCCATACTCCGCAGAGTTACATCTCAACacagctccttccttggaagcgtCTTTGGGGTTAAAGGTACACACAGTAGGCAATAAACATTCACGGATGCCATAAAGATTCAGTCAAGTGTAGAGGTTTACTTGACAGGCATAAAAACATGttggtagcaaatatatacagacatTCACTACTGCCATGGTCAAGGCATGGTTAAGAATCCAACAAGAGTCTAAGACTCTCTGTCTGCTTCTGTCATCGCAAGGCGCAAACAAGAGACTCACAACAAGTTACAAGTTACAAAGAACCATTGTTATCAGTACTTCCTATCACACTGGATGTCCAAAGAACAGTTCCGACAAAAAACGCCCTTGTATAGACAAAACAATCTtagccttctgctgcttcttgaaacttcttctgttcttctctgtttctggaacaaatgattctcacacatacagagagaatatccaacacactccacagatggggagccactgcagagaaggcccgttctcatgttgccaccctctgggtcTTTCAAGGAggtggcacatgaagaagggcctcagaagctGATCTcagggttcatatggaaagaggcggtccttgaggtattgtggtcctgagccttTTAaagctttgtaggtcaaaaccaacactttgaattgggcccagaaactaattggtagccactgcagtcggaccaggatcgttGTAATAtattcaaaccatcttgctctggtgagcaacctggctgctgaattctgcactagctaagtttttgaaccgtcttcagaggcagccctacatatcaCGCAATGTAGTAATCTaatcttgaggttaccagagcatagacaacagtagttaggctatccctgtccagataggacagcatcttaaaaagcaaagacatcaccttgccgacaaaggtccgtatagttaaagctatggttttcccagtagtaatgtacggaagtgatagctggaccataaagaaggctgatcgccgcagaattgatgcttttgaattatggtgctggaggagactcttgagagtcccatggactgcaagaagatcaaacctatccattctcaaagaaatcagccctgagtgctcactagaaggacagatcctgaagttgaggctccagtactttggccacctcatgagaagagaagactctctagaaaagaccctgatgttgggaaagatggagggcacaaggagaaggggacgacagaggatgagatggttggacagtgttcttgaagctactaacatgagtttggccaaactgcgagaggcagtgaaggataggcgtgcctggcgtgctctggtccatggggtcacgaagagtcggacacgactgaacgactgaacgacaacaacaacaacggtttcAGCTTTAAAGTCAGCCAGGGTCCCTCCTTACTTCTGAACCCATAAAAAGAGAACAGCAGCCACTGACAGTTGACTTTTTGGAACGCAGAGAGGTATTGATGACTGAACTTCTGAGCACAGCTGCTTCTGTGAGCTTTGGGAGCTGTTTGATTTGTTGATGCTTCTGTACTTTGATTCCTTTGTCATTTAAATCCCTGTTCATCAGATTGTAAATATTGTGCTGTGAGTGAGATAAAATAGTTGCCTTTGTCTGGCTCTCATCACTTCACTCCAAAGAGGGGCGGAAAACAAAAACTGGGCTCTGATGGAGGCTGTTGTTGCCCTGTTGCTGAGAAGCAAGTTTGGAAAGCTTCTTTTACCATCTTTAGGTAACTTGATAAAGTGACAAGGAAGGCGCATATTTGTTGGCACTGCTGCGGTGGGTTGATTCCCAAGAAACAGAAAGAATGAAGTTTCAGCCCATACTTTAAAATGTTGAGTGATAGCCACCTAACTCATTTCATCATTGCAAGGATTTCTGATTGCACAACACAACttgcccccctctcctctccctggtgTGTGCCTCATGCcccctgccaacccccccccccgcccccgctctggagggttggggagaaATCCCAGTGTACAAGTGGAAAtctttgcactgatggaatgagtTAGGTACCACCCATTGTTGATGTTCCTAGTGTCTTATGTGTATATTGCGATATATAAACTACATATAGATTGGGATCACCAACCATTTGGGGAAACCAGTTGAACTGTTTTGGGCAATgttgatgatggaagttgtagcccaacagattgcccacccctgctctactaCTTTGCCTCAAATAGGCGCTTCATCAATAGATACCTTGGTCTCTCAGTACTTTCAGGTATCTACTGCTAGAATAAAAGATCTTGCCTGCCAATGCTCATCCAAAAAAAGCAGCCTGCAAAAGCAGTGTCTCCAAAGGGAATATTAAAAGTGCATTTAAGTGAACTATGCTCCTCTAGTGGAATTCAACAAAATCCAGCTGCTGGATCAAAATGCTGAGAAATATTTCATACCACCTATGCTACCCAAAATTTATTCCCTTGGATCAGGGGAAAGTATTTCATTTTAATACATTTGTCCAACTCCTTAGGAGCAAAACACAACTGTAGCATcttatggtattattattattattattattattattattattattattaattactgcTAGTGAGTGCATCTATTCTGAAGGTTCCTCTCTCTTGTTAGTTATTTTCTGGGACTCCAAAAAGCTAAATTTCCTTAATCTATATTAACATATATTTCAGATGCCTTAAAGGCTtaccaattaaaaatgaaaacaaacataattaattaataaaagctGATGATTAGTACTACAGCAAACTAATGTTATTTACTTATAAAAATATATTCGTAAAAatatcaaagtgatttacaacaattatgcataaaaccatacaataaaaaatgTATAAAGTTTAAAAAAGCAGACATCAATTAATCATTGTCGAAAGACATAttcttcttaattgcctgcagaaacctgacagaatagaaaagttttcagcaggcatttaaaagttgaaacagaaggcgcctgatgaatctctgttggcagagcattccacaatatTGGGGCAATGACATTATAAAGGCTCGGGTTCTTGCTGTCAATTGAGCCTCGCCAGTTCGGAGAATGACCAGCGATGCTCCTACAGATTATCTCAGTGATCAAAATGAGATATACGAATTCAGGTACTCTGGACCTGCATCGTTCAAGGACTTGGAACTGGCTTGGGAGTAGATGTGCAGCCAGTGCaaatgttttaacaatggtgtcatATGTTGTCCACCCACCTCAGCAGTCTGACTGCTGCAtcctgcaccagctggagcttctgaaccaggtctaggtagagcacattgcaggaaTCAAGCCTTCAGGCAACCAATTCAGAGActacagtggtcaggctatccctCATTTACTTTTGTTATAAAACCCATGAAACCCTTCTGGTtcttatcatgtattttgtgtgtttctgGTTGCATACCCTAGCTGcatctctgggtggcttccaactcatgtaaaaacattacaccttaaaaagcttccctatacagggctgccttcagatgtatttctAAAgattatatagttactcatctccttgaaaCCTGACAgtaggatgttccacagggtgggtgccattactgagaaggtcctctgcttggttccctgtaacctcacttatcacagtgagggaaccaccagaaggccctcagaggaggacctcagtgtccaggctgaatggtgggggtggagatgctcattcaggtatacaggaccgaggctctTTAGgaatttaaaggtcagcaccaacactttgaattgtgcttgctgTCTACTTGCTGCCTTTGTTGCATTCTGCTCTTTCAGATGTaatgacatctctctctctctcatgctgcTGATTATCTCAGATTCCTGACTTCATTGTCTAAACCGAGTTCCATATTTCCCAGAAACCTAATTATTCCTTTCCTTTATTTACTtcccaccctccttccctttctctttcttttccttgcctttcctcccttgcctttctttgttttgttttttaccccttccttccttcaatcTCCAATTTCAATCACAAGCTCCTCTGTTATGATGAAGTTCTGGCTTACCAGTTTCAAGCCTGTTTAAAATCTTTCAAGTTATTTGCCTCATATCTGTGTCCTCTTGTGAAACTTGGTTATCTCTCAAATGTTTCCCTTTCTTTTGGTATGTAAAACCCTGCAAACTTCTGCATATGAGTATCCTGGCAGACCCTCTCATCGTGACTCGGCTGCATGCTATTAAAAACATCAACTGCTTTGGTTCCTGCATTATTCAGGAATATAGCTGCCTTCTGCTCATCTTCTTTTTTTCATCATAACCGTGTGTGTATCAAAACGTCATTCAATTTTTTCTCAAGATTCTGCAGCACTACAAACCACAACATTCAGTTCTTTAGAGGCTTTCAGATGTACTTTCTCTGcaaccccccccttctctctttgaatTAAGCTTCCCCCACCCTTTGGCACCTAATTCCTGGTAGCATGTGAGGTTCAGCTTTCATAGAATCGTAAAACTGTAGACCTGGAAGgtatgccaagggtcatctagtccaaccccctgcaatacaggcatCGCAACTAAAAAATCCCTAGCAGATGTTTGGTTCAGGTTGATTAAAGTTAGGGGCATTAAATGGTTTGATTCCAAGTAGACCAACatggtgctttcgaactgctaggttggcaggagcagggaccgatcaacgggagctcaccccgtcatggggattcgaaccgccgaccttctgatcggcaagccctaggctcagtggtttaacccacagcgccacccatgtccgaaagcacgtcaaagtgcaagtagataaataggtaccgctccagcgggaaggtaaacggcgtttccgtgcgctgctctggtttgccagaagcggcttggtcatgccggccacatgatctggaagctgtacgccagctccctcagccagtaaagcgagatgagcgccgcaacctcagagtcgtccgctactggacctaatggtcaggggtccctttacctttacctttagatcaACATGGTGCACTCAAAACCAGCCTGGCCTTCAAATTCTGTTGGTTAGAATCAGTGTTGTGAGGTAACATAAGGAGACAACTGACAAAATGAGTTAACTCTGTCTCGAGTCAGCAAGCCAAGAGGGGTAGCAATGTTGCCTACTAGATCTGAGGGAGGTTTTCCTCCATATTAGTTGTATGTCTCTTTGCTATGGACTAGGCCTGAATTACTAAGACAAAATGTCTCGCTTTGTTATTTCCCATATTATGTGCAGGTTTTGTTCAGTTTACCCAGTAAAGTATTATCTGTTTCTTTTCTCACCAGATTCTGTCTCCATTATTTAAGTGATTCTGCTAACACCTTCTTCCCCATCCCGCCTTGCAATCTTCAACTATGCAAAATTAAAGGCATGTACATTAGCGCTGTTGACTGAATTAATGTTATGGAATGACTCGACGTATGTCTAAGCAGTCTGATCGAGATGAAAGGAGTTTCTGTCCATCCAGCAATTCGTCTCCTGGACTTTTATAAATTCCATTCAGTCAAATTACAAGTCTTCCTTATCATTTGCAGAtcgttttctttttttagaaagcaGCCTCAGGTTACATGCATATTGGATTACTGCACATCAAAGAGATTAAAATAGGTGTGTTAAaaagataaccccccccccatcctttcccATGGTACTTGCGAGGAATTACATTAAAAATACCCTGCACAGAAGACAGAAAAAAAGGATTCAAAGCTACAAATCGGAAGGAGCCGCACACACGGACAACTGCAGACTGGCTGAAAAATCTCTGGTGACATTTTATGCTCCCGTTTTTGTGTTTTACTTTAATGGGTTTTTATGGCATTGTGCAGAAAGAGAAATGTAAGCATATAAGAAAAGAAACCAGCAAGACATTACCTACCGAGTCTCGTTTCcttgttgttttaatgaaaaactaCACATTTCCTCTGCAGCCTACATATTCTCATAAGGCTTTCTTTGACAGTCTCTGTTACAGATGCACAGGCATCCTGCTGGCTGCTTGAAAAGGGGTCAAGGCTTTCCGAGCATCAAGATGGAAGGCTCAAAAAAAGCTCAAAGGACACTCACGATGCCACTGCTACCTTCCCAGGGTGTTTCTGGGTCGGGAATGAACAGGTCATTGAGCGATCACAAATGGGTTTtgtaactccctccccccccccgggggggggaaatctggattACAATGAGGGGAACATTTTATGAGCTGGCATTTTGACACTGCTAACACCACGTGGATGCTGCAAAAAAGTGCATGCATGAGAAGCACCTACCCCACAATAAACGCCCAGAgatttagggtcagagttttccttctcctagagagtactgtcagtggctcccagctggttgcccaggaaattattttgttgtttagtcatttagtcgtgaccccatagaccagagcacgccaggcactcctgtcttccactgcctcccacagtttggtcagattcatgttggtagcttgaagaacactgtccaaccatcttgtcctctgttgtctccttatccttgtgccttccatctttcccaacatcagggagtcttctcttctcatgaggtggccaaagtagtggagcctcagcttcaggatctgtccttccagtgagcactcagggctgatttgcagtccatgggactctcaagtctcctccagcactataattcaaaagcatcaattctccggcaatcagccttctttatggtccagctctcacttccatacattactactggggaaaccatagctttaactatacggacctttgttggcaaggtgatgtctctgctttttaagatgctgtctaggtttgtcattgcttttctcccaagaagcaggcgtcttctaattttgtgactgctgtcaccatctgcagtgatcatggaacccaagaaagtaaaatctctcattgccttcatttcttccctttctatttgccaggaggtgatggaaatTATAAAGACAATGAAAAGTTTCTTAGTCCTTTATTTCAAAccttacagagagaggctatagaacccagcctcttggataatggtgttgtcccgactGAATCTCCATCCCCtggtctctcccacttcctcatccatcaccatcatcacctcctctatgggtggggttaagtgccctctgtcttcaagctcttttctctcctacttttaaggctcattgggttctgggagatggtgggtctggaatgctttctaatgacgtgtcagccgggtgttgctctggctctcccatgatttcccagcttttcccctcatctgcctctgagctgtgacctcccacaaacccctgttgtaaatctatactatcttcctcctccccctccctggaaAGGTCAgaatggggaggcagtctccaccactcttcctcctctgcccagcccctgacagatgggctaccttcccaggtggatgagccccatctgcccctcgcttccctctacaggacgttcttgatcattggacccactcttggtctcgtctgctcaatctgccagagcctgtctttgcatgctgAGGAAGTCCCTAAATCAATGAGGGTTTAGCCAACCAGTCAAAtccattcctggggtgtggctgctatcgcatgctgacagcttctaggagccacaggtgagagctgagtgcaggatgggaaactgccccagaaggagcatggcgtgTCACCCCACcaaaggtactacccctcccctaacaccccttcTCCATGTACACTGgcagtattcctctgaataccaAAGTTTGTAGGCAGTCACCAGGGGGGGCAACCACCATCACATACGCTATGGTTTTGAACTCCTTGAAATAATTGCTGGCCTGCTCCTGGAAAGATAATGTTAAGGTGATCTGCATATTTGTCGGTGCTTGCATTGGAGAACATTTCAGTGGATGTTTAGGTGATCTGGGGCCACTGAGCTCATCCTTGTTCCACCTTGTTGAGGTTCCCCCTGCATGTAAGTGGGAATGTCTGCAGCGATtgctatagtgtgtgtgtgtgtgtgtgtgtgtgtgtgtgtgtgtgtgtgtgtgaatgatctTGGTTAACCTAAACAGATCTGTGTGTCCCAGTTCAGCATGGAAAATGATGCTTTTATTAGATCTGTCATTCATGTGCTTCAAAATTGGCTTCAGACTGAGCCCCATTAATTTTCAAAGCCGAATCACGAGAGGTAGAGAGAGAGGTTGAAGAGCAAGCGCAACAAAGGACAGGGACTTGCCTTGATGTGCCCAGGCTGATCTGAAGAGGGGGTGAGGGAAGCCATTTCATTACTTGCActtgcgtatatatatatattaagtgtCAGATTTAACCCTACTATTAGGCAACCTCTTTTCATCCCCCGCCTGCTTTACAGGAGAATTCGTGTCAAGCAAGCCTTCGAAAAAGCTACAATATGTTTATTTGTCTGAGGTTTTTGTCGGAATGTTTTTCTTCCCTTGGTCAGAGTCGATATGCAAATGATTGtcatgatttctcctttctttctctaaTTAAGGGTAGAATAATTATAAGAGGAAAACCAGGTGTTGCAGTCACG
This genomic interval carries:
- the LOC117047761 gene encoding protein PET100 homolog, mitochondrial-like; translation: MGVKLELFRMMLYLSFPVAMFWISNQADYFEECVIKRKREIYPPEDNYQRKELEDFKERMRKKHEE